The Primulina eburnea isolate SZY01 chromosome 8, ASM2296580v1, whole genome shotgun sequence genome contains a region encoding:
- the LOC140839303 gene encoding uncharacterized protein, producing MIDLSSCLSESAIQISDRTSCSKNSNVSCIISPNSTPSTQNTVTCLYRTILSTRKKILITVTWSKSSLSQGLSITIGEDPSISFKVNTNPRLFRKLKGSKSLEFQGCKVEVFWDFSSARYRSVHEPEPDDGYYIFITFDSELGIFLGDKARETLQKQEKSGPRMAKFSLITRHEHFSGNSHYQTKAKFCETGDAHDILIRRSGELEGRKNSELSVFIDKKTVIRVRSLQWNFRGNQTIFLDGLLVDLMWNVHDWFCNPDSGHGVFMFRTRSGRDSRLWMEEKILHKDEKEEFSLMIFAACKNM from the coding sequence ATGATAGACCTCTCATCTTGTTTAAGTGAATCTGCGATACAGATCTCTGATAGGACTTCATGTTCAAAAAACTCAAATGTTTCTTGTATAATATCTCCGAATTCGACTCCTTCGACTCAAAATACTGTCACTTGTTTATACAGAACGATCCTTTCCACTCGTAAGAAGATTTTGATCACAGTTACATGGAGCAAGAGTAGTTTGTCTCAGGGATTGAGCATAACAATTGGCGAAGATCCATCAATCTCATTCAAGGTCAACACGAATCCGAGATTATTCAGAAAATTAAAAGGCAGCAAATCACTTGAATTCCAGGGATGCAAGGTTGAAGTTTTCTGGGATTTTTCATCAGCCCGGTACCGATCGGTGCACGAACCCGAGCCGGATGACGGCTATTATATCTTCATCACGTTTGACTCCGAACTTGGCATTTTTCTTGGAGACAAGGCTCGGGAAACCCTACAAAAGCAGGAGAAATCCGGTCCTCGGATGGCGAAATTCTCATTAATCACCCGTCATGAACATTTTTCAGGCAATTCCCATTACCAAACCAAGGCTAAATTCTGCGAAACCGGGGATGCACACGACATTTTGATACGCAGAAGTGGAGAACTAGAAGGTCGGAAGAATTCGGAGCTATCGGTTTTCATTGATAAGAAGACGGTGATTCGTGTGAGGAGTCTGCAGTGGAATTTCCGGGGAAACCAGACGATTTTCTTGGATGGATTGcttgttgatttgatgtggAATGTTCATGATTGGTTCTGTAATCCCGATTCTGGACATGGGGTGTTTATGTTCAGGACCAGAAGTGGAAGGGATAGCAGATTGTGGATGGAGGAGAAGATCTTGCACAAAGATGAAAAGGAAGAATTTTCACTGATGATCTTTGCAGCCTGTAAGAATATGTAA